The following proteins come from a genomic window of Nocardioides albertanoniae:
- a CDS encoding HNH endonuclease signature motif containing protein, whose amino-acid sequence MSVENHADHWGTSPSDPVARALAGIETALGDLLAMEPAYWRTSQKKDVLARLEILKAQQAALELRVLASAGDIAEETGAKDASGWMRTALLVDRGVGRGQVKLASAVARYELVAAGLAEGVVSQDKARVITKALSAIEADPAASAEDLVLAEKLLVDHATRLTANELKIVGKRILAEIDPERFEAAESKALQREEEQAQRRTFFRARDNGDGTVDIHARVSRAVGMRLRTMLDSLAQPRKWSAEDKGRKVSYERLLGQAFARVVETYDVENLPRHGGHATTVFITMSLEDLRKDLGTAALGFDGDQITAAEARRMACSADLVPVVLGTDSEILDLGRTARLAHPIQHRALRLRDECCQAEDCDASAAWTEAHHLRPWAEGGKTDLANMVLLCPSDHRRIHDPDYGHERLPDGRIRFTRRT is encoded by the coding sequence ATGAGCGTCGAGAACCATGCCGACCACTGGGGCACCAGCCCCAGTGACCCGGTTGCGAGGGCTCTCGCTGGCATCGAAACTGCTCTGGGTGACCTGCTGGCGATGGAGCCCGCTTATTGGCGAACCAGTCAGAAGAAGGATGTGTTGGCGCGGCTCGAGATCTTGAAGGCGCAGCAGGCTGCGCTCGAGCTGCGGGTGCTCGCGTCGGCTGGTGACATCGCTGAGGAGACTGGTGCGAAGGATGCCTCGGGTTGGATGCGGACCGCGCTTCTGGTTGATCGGGGTGTGGGTCGTGGGCAGGTGAAGCTCGCGTCGGCGGTGGCTAGGTATGAGTTGGTCGCTGCGGGTCTCGCGGAAGGTGTGGTGTCCCAGGACAAGGCCCGGGTGATCACCAAAGCCCTGTCTGCGATCGAGGCCGATCCAGCAGCCAGCGCCGAAGACCTCGTGCTCGCCGAGAAGCTGCTGGTCGATCATGCGACCCGGTTGACCGCGAACGAGCTGAAGATCGTCGGCAAGCGGATCCTGGCCGAGATCGACCCCGAGCGTTTCGAGGCCGCCGAGTCGAAGGCGTTGCAGCGGGAGGAAGAGCAGGCGCAGCGGCGTACGTTCTTCCGGGCTCGTGACAACGGTGACGGCACCGTCGACATCCACGCCCGTGTCTCGCGTGCGGTCGGGATGCGTCTACGCACGATGCTGGACTCCCTGGCGCAGCCGAGGAAGTGGTCGGCCGAGGACAAGGGCCGCAAGGTCTCCTATGAGCGGCTGTTGGGTCAGGCTTTCGCTCGGGTCGTCGAGACCTACGACGTGGAGAACCTGCCCCGTCATGGTGGGCACGCGACCACGGTGTTCATCACGATGAGCCTCGAGGATCTCCGCAAGGACCTCGGCACAGCTGCACTCGGTTTTGACGGTGACCAGATCACCGCAGCTGAGGCCCGCCGGATGGCGTGCAGCGCGGACCTGGTTCCGGTGGTGCTGGGCACCGACTCGGAGATCCTCGATCTAGGCCGCACGGCCAGGTTGGCGCATCCGATCCAGCACAGAGCGCTACGGCTACGGGACGAGTGCTGCCAAGCCGAAGATTGCGATGCTTCAGCCGCGTGGACCGAGGCCCATCACCTCAGACCCTGGGCCGAAGGCGGCAAGACCGACCTAGCCAACATGGTCCTGTTGTGCCCCAGCGACCACCGGCGGATCCATGACCCTGACTACGGGCACGAGCGTCTCCCGGACGGACGGATTCGGTTCACTAGGCGAACCTGA